The following are encoded together in the Microterricola viridarii genome:
- a CDS encoding RNase H family protein, which translates to MTIIASADGSALGNPGPAGWAWYVDDDCWAAGGWPHATNNQGELTAVLELFRATAHLDEDLHVLCDSQYVINSITKWMPGWKKKGWRKADGKPVMNLEILQELDAALAGRRYRFEWVKGHANHPMNEAADARARAVSEAFQNRSPIPTGPGWTRGGAPAAAAPVAAAPVTRAPAASAPATMQPDLFDFDDLTDEAEGAEEAGWQQISLTLSVDEHARLLGRARDHGVSPEEFLRSLI; encoded by the coding sequence ATGACGATTATCGCCTCGGCCGACGGTTCAGCACTTGGAAACCCCGGTCCGGCCGGCTGGGCCTGGTACGTCGACGACGACTGCTGGGCGGCCGGCGGCTGGCCGCACGCCACCAACAACCAGGGCGAGCTGACCGCGGTGCTCGAGCTGTTCCGTGCCACGGCACACCTCGACGAGGATCTGCACGTGCTCTGCGACAGCCAGTACGTGATCAACTCGATCACCAAGTGGATGCCGGGCTGGAAGAAGAAGGGCTGGCGCAAGGCCGACGGCAAGCCGGTGATGAACCTGGAGATCCTGCAGGAGCTCGACGCCGCACTGGCCGGCCGCCGCTACCGCTTCGAGTGGGTCAAGGGCCATGCCAACCACCCGATGAACGAGGCGGCGGATGCCCGGGCGCGCGCCGTGTCCGAGGCGTTCCAGAACCGCTCCCCCATCCCCACCGGCCCGGGCTGGACCCGCGGCGGCGCCCCGGCGGCAGCGGCCCCGGTCGCGGCAGCGCCCGTGACCCGCGCCCCCGCGGCATCCGCCCCGGCCACCATGCAGCCCGACCTGTTCGACTTCGACGACCTCACCGACGAGGCCGAGGGCGCTGAGGAGGCCGGCTGGCAGCAGATCAGCCTGACGCTGAGCGTCGACGAGCACGCACGACTGCTCGGCCGGGCCCGCGACCACGGTGTCAGCCCGGAGGAGTTCCTGCGCAGCCTGATCTAG
- the pnuC gene encoding nicotinamide riboside transporter PnuC has translation MNVLEWLFDAQLVIGDQTILWREVIGNGFGIASAIGGMRRKIWAWPVGIVGNALLFTVFLGAVFGTPNPVNLLGQASRQIMFIAVSVYGWVRWSQTRRRVDVATGMSVAVQPRWAGARIRVALVVAMVVGTAILTPIFTALGSFEPVWADAWIFVGSLLATWGMAKGWTEFWLIWVAVDIVGVPLLLSAGYYASAILFIFYGAFTLWGFFTWVKVQRGQTQALPA, from the coding sequence ATGAACGTGCTCGAATGGCTCTTTGACGCCCAGCTCGTCATCGGCGACCAGACCATCCTCTGGCGCGAGGTGATCGGCAACGGTTTCGGCATCGCCAGCGCAATCGGCGGCATGCGCCGCAAGATCTGGGCCTGGCCGGTGGGAATCGTCGGCAATGCGTTGCTGTTCACGGTGTTCCTCGGCGCGGTCTTCGGCACACCGAACCCCGTCAACCTGCTGGGCCAGGCCAGCCGGCAGATCATGTTCATCGCCGTGTCCGTCTACGGCTGGGTGCGCTGGTCGCAGACCCGCCGCCGCGTCGACGTCGCCACCGGCATGAGCGTGGCCGTGCAGCCGCGCTGGGCTGGGGCGCGCATCCGGGTCGCGCTCGTCGTGGCGATGGTGGTCGGCACGGCGATCCTCACCCCCATCTTCACCGCGCTGGGTTCCTTCGAGCCGGTCTGGGCCGACGCTTGGATCTTCGTCGGCTCGCTGCTGGCCACGTGGGGCATGGCCAAGGGCTGGACAGAGTTCTGGTTGATCTGGGTAGCAGTCGACATCGTCGGCGTTCCGCTCCTGCTGAGCGCGGGGTACTACGCCTCGGCGATCCTGTTCATCTTCTACGGTGCCTTCACCCTCTGGGGCTTCTTCACCTGGGTGAAGGTGCAGCGCGGGCAGACGCAGGCGCTGCCCGCCTGA
- a CDS encoding DUF3054 domain-containing protein, protein MSEPRSARPQVFPDLLIDLILVFAFVLIGRRSHDETFDIAGTWQTAWPFFAALLLGWLVTRAWRSPDRIWPTGVLIWLVTVAGGMALRAISGQGTDIAFVIVATLTLGAFLIGWRLLGVWIERILQKRRDKKLAAEEAAVVNAAAQAKAKAELNRPDPNRRTPGL, encoded by the coding sequence ATGTCTGAGCCTCGTTCCGCACGCCCCCAGGTGTTCCCCGACCTGCTGATCGACCTGATCCTGGTGTTCGCATTCGTGCTGATCGGGCGGCGCAGCCACGACGAGACCTTCGACATCGCCGGAACCTGGCAGACGGCCTGGCCGTTCTTCGCCGCGCTGCTGCTCGGCTGGCTCGTGACGCGGGCCTGGCGCTCGCCGGATCGGATCTGGCCGACGGGTGTGCTCATCTGGCTGGTCACGGTGGCCGGCGGCATGGCGCTGCGCGCCATCTCTGGGCAGGGCACCGACATCGCGTTCGTGATCGTGGCGACGCTGACGCTCGGCGCGTTCCTCATCGGCTGGCGACTGCTCGGCGTCTGGATCGAGCGGATCCTGCAGAAGCGCCGGGACAAGAAGCTTGCCGCGGAGGAGGCCGCCGTCGTGAACGCCGCCGCACAGGCGAAGGCGAAAGCCGAGCTGAACCGGCCGGACCCGAATCGCCGCACCCCCGGGCTCTAA